In a single window of the Polynucleobacter sp. MWH-UH24A genome:
- the pyrH gene encoding UMP kinase produces the protein MPGYQRVLLKLSGEALMGEDAYGINPKTIDSMVTEIAEVVQLGVEIAIVIGGGNIFRGVAGGAAGMDRATADYMGMLATMMNSLALQDALRQKGVEARVQSALRMDQVVEPYIRPRAIRAMKEGKVVIFAAGTGNPFFTTDTAAALRAAEMGVEVMLKATKVDGIYSSDPNKDSNATLYPTITFDECLIKNLQVMDATAFALCRDRKLPIRVFSILKPGALLSVVRGEPEGTLVHV, from the coding sequence ATGCCGGGATATCAACGCGTTCTACTGAAGTTGTCGGGCGAGGCCCTGATGGGTGAGGATGCCTATGGAATCAATCCGAAGACGATTGATTCCATGGTCACCGAAATCGCTGAGGTGGTTCAACTTGGTGTTGAAATCGCCATCGTGATTGGTGGCGGCAATATCTTTCGTGGGGTAGCTGGCGGTGCGGCTGGAATGGATCGGGCCACTGCGGATTACATGGGGATGTTGGCCACCATGATGAACTCATTAGCCTTGCAAGATGCGCTCAGACAAAAAGGTGTTGAGGCTCGCGTGCAGTCTGCTTTACGGATGGATCAAGTGGTCGAGCCTTATATTCGGCCAAGAGCCATTCGAGCCATGAAAGAAGGCAAGGTCGTGATCTTTGCTGCTGGAACGGGTAATCCATTTTTTACTACCGATACAGCCGCCGCATTACGCGCTGCAGAAATGGGTGTTGAGGTGATGCTCAAAGCAACCAAGGTTGACGGTATTTACAGCAGCGACCCCAATAAAGATTCAAACGCAACCTTGTATCCCACAATTACCTTTGATGAGTGCCTCATCAAAAATCTTCAGGTGATGGATGCAACTGCATTTGCTTTATGCCGTGATCGAAAATTACCTATTCGTGTGTTTTCGATCTTAAAACCAGGTGCATTATTAAGTGTTGTTCGGGGTGAACCAGAAGGTACCCTAGTTCACGTTTAA
- the map gene encoding type I methionyl aminopeptidase, whose protein sequence is MHSVFTDEKDLQGMREAGRLASEVLDYIGPFVKPGVSTGELDRLCHTYMRDVQHTIPAPLNYQPPGYPPFPASICTSVNDVICHGIPGDKVLKNGDVVNLDITVITQAGYFGDTSRMFAVGDISILATRLNQITFECMWLGIAQVKPGARLGDIGFAIQSHAEQAGYSVVREYCGHGIGKVFHQDPQILHYGKPGTGEVLEEGMTFTIEPMINAGRREIRTMPDQWTVKTKDRSLSAQWEHTVLVTQHGVEVLTWSADTPKAPACVGNLSYRPSAIAA, encoded by the coding sequence ATGCATAGTGTATTTACTGATGAAAAAGACCTGCAAGGGATGCGAGAAGCTGGCCGCCTAGCGAGCGAGGTTCTCGATTACATTGGCCCCTTTGTCAAACCCGGAGTTAGCACGGGGGAACTAGATCGTCTTTGCCACACTTATATGCGCGATGTTCAACACACCATTCCGGCCCCACTGAACTATCAACCTCCAGGCTACCCCCCCTTTCCGGCATCGATCTGCACCTCAGTGAATGATGTCATTTGCCATGGCATTCCAGGTGACAAGGTGCTTAAAAATGGGGATGTTGTCAATTTGGATATAACGGTAATCACCCAAGCCGGCTATTTCGGGGATACCAGTCGGATGTTTGCGGTCGGTGATATTTCAATCCTTGCTACACGGCTTAATCAAATCACATTTGAATGCATGTGGCTTGGTATTGCCCAAGTCAAACCCGGAGCTCGTTTAGGCGATATTGGTTTTGCAATTCAATCGCATGCCGAACAGGCTGGCTATTCGGTGGTGCGCGAATACTGCGGCCATGGTATTGGCAAGGTATTTCATCAAGATCCTCAAATTCTTCATTATGGAAAGCCAGGTACGGGAGAAGTGTTAGAAGAGGGGATGACCTTTACGATTGAGCCAATGATCAATGCTGGTCGACGCGAGATTCGGACGATGCCGGATCAATGGACTGTGAAAACAAAAGATCGCAGCCTGTCAGCACAATGGGAGCATACCGTTTTGGTCACTCAACATGGCGTTGAGGTCTTAACCTGGTCTGCAGATACACCCAAGGCTCCCGCTTGTGTTGGCAACCTAAGCTATCGACCTAGCGCAATCGCTGCTTAG
- the ligA gene encoding NAD-dependent DNA ligase LigA, whose translation MSQHRSSAADRYHDLQQELARLEHAYYVLDQPLVPDAEYDRLYRELLDLEAQHPDWVTPDSLSQRVGGAPLKEFMEVRHSVPMLSLNNAFEESELIGFDRRCREGLGLDHVEYACELKFDGLAISLRYENGVLVQAATRGDGASGEDVTSNIRTIRAIPLRLQGTNLPNVIEVRGEVFMHRADFEAMNKTAAKSGEKEFANPRNAAAGSLRQLDSKITAKRPLSFFAYGLGALEPIQWLPSTHSELLNLYEALGLPVCRERTVVSSLDGLMKFYAGIAAKREQLPYEIDGVVYKVNSFAEQQQLGYVSRAPRFAIAHKYPAQEEFTMVLGIDVQVGRTGAITPVARLAPVLVGGVTVTNATLHNEDEVRRKDVRIGDTVVVRRAGDVIPEIVSVVLDRRPSNTQVFVMPTHCPVCESHIERLSDEAVARCSGGLFCAAQRKQALLHFAQRRAMDIEGLGDKIVDQMVDLNLVRTPADLYRLGFAALVNMERMGEKSADNLLQSIAQSKKTTLARFIFGLGIRHVGESTAKDLAKHFGGIHALMDAPMDELLMVNDVGPVVADSIVSFMSEPHNREVIEQLLVSGIEFQNEERITTVDLSGKTFVLTGTLPTLSRDQAKELLEAAGAKVAGSVSQKTSFVVAGSEAGSKLDKATELGIPILDEATLLLMLDVGKN comes from the coding sequence TTGAGTCAACACAGATCCTCGGCTGCGGATCGTTATCACGATTTGCAGCAGGAGCTTGCCCGACTCGAGCATGCGTATTACGTTTTAGATCAACCCTTAGTTCCTGATGCTGAGTATGACCGCTTGTATCGTGAGTTATTGGATCTTGAGGCCCAACATCCGGATTGGGTGACCCCAGACTCCTTATCGCAGCGGGTTGGCGGCGCCCCTCTAAAAGAATTTATGGAGGTCAGGCACTCCGTTCCAATGCTTTCCCTAAATAATGCTTTTGAGGAATCTGAACTGATTGGATTTGATCGACGTTGTCGTGAAGGCTTAGGGCTAGACCATGTGGAATATGCGTGCGAACTGAAGTTTGATGGTTTGGCAATTTCCTTGCGCTATGAAAACGGCGTTTTAGTCCAAGCCGCAACCCGCGGTGACGGAGCAAGTGGCGAGGATGTAACAAGCAATATTCGAACGATTCGGGCAATCCCTTTGCGTTTGCAAGGCACCAATCTTCCAAACGTGATTGAAGTTCGTGGCGAAGTATTCATGCATCGAGCCGATTTTGAGGCGATGAATAAAACTGCTGCAAAAAGTGGCGAAAAAGAGTTTGCAAACCCACGCAATGCGGCGGCGGGAAGCTTGCGTCAGCTCGATTCAAAGATCACTGCAAAACGTCCCTTAAGCTTCTTTGCCTACGGCCTAGGTGCTTTAGAGCCAATTCAATGGCTACCCTCAACCCATAGTGAGTTACTTAATCTGTACGAAGCGCTTGGCTTGCCTGTTTGTCGAGAGCGAACGGTGGTGAGTTCACTGGACGGTTTAATGAAGTTCTACGCGGGGATTGCTGCTAAGCGCGAACAATTACCGTATGAGATTGATGGCGTAGTTTATAAAGTGAACTCGTTTGCCGAGCAACAGCAATTGGGTTATGTATCGCGTGCACCACGTTTTGCAATTGCCCACAAATATCCTGCGCAAGAAGAATTCACCATGGTCCTAGGTATTGATGTGCAAGTAGGCAGAACCGGAGCGATTACTCCTGTGGCCCGTTTAGCACCAGTTTTGGTGGGGGGTGTTACGGTAACCAATGCAACTTTACATAACGAGGATGAGGTACGACGTAAAGATGTCCGAATCGGTGATACGGTGGTCGTTCGTCGCGCAGGGGATGTAATACCAGAAATCGTATCAGTGGTGTTAGATCGCAGACCTTCTAACACCCAAGTATTTGTTATGCCGACTCATTGTCCAGTGTGCGAGTCGCACATTGAGCGCTTATCGGATGAAGCGGTTGCACGTTGCAGTGGGGGTCTATTTTGCGCGGCACAACGCAAGCAGGCATTGCTTCATTTTGCACAGCGCCGCGCGATGGACATTGAGGGTTTGGGTGACAAAATTGTGGATCAGATGGTTGATCTCAATCTAGTTCGCACCCCAGCCGATCTCTATCGCTTAGGCTTTGCCGCTTTAGTGAACATGGAACGTATGGGGGAAAAGTCTGCGGATAACCTCTTGCAATCCATTGCGCAATCGAAGAAAACTACCCTGGCGCGATTTATCTTTGGATTAGGGATTCGTCATGTGGGAGAAAGTACTGCCAAAGATCTCGCAAAGCACTTTGGAGGTATCCATGCCTTAATGGACGCACCAATGGATGAATTACTCATGGTCAATGACGTTGGACCAGTAGTTGCCGATTCAATTGTTAGTTTTATGTCAGAACCGCATAACCGCGAGGTGATCGAGCAACTGTTGGTATCTGGAATTGAGTTTCAAAACGAAGAGCGAATCACAACTGTTGATCTGAGCGGCAAGACCTTTGTTTTAACTGGTACGCTACCAACACTCTCTCGAGACCAAGCAAAAGAACTGCTTGAGGCAGCCGGAGCGAAAGTAGCAGGCTCAGTCTCTCAAAAAACCTCATTCGTGGTTGCTGGTTCCGAAGCGGGAAGCAAGCTTGATAAAGCGACAGAGCTTGGCATCCCCATTTTGGATGAAGCAACACTACTCTTAATGTTAGATGTAGGAAAAAACTGA
- a CDS encoding isoprenyl transferase: protein MTQATTSSTLAVPAVGSVPKHVAIIMDGNGRWATKRFMPRVAGHSEGLEAVRKVVEECVKQNVEYLTLFAFSSENWRRPPEEVGFLMKLFLKSLRKEVTRLAENNIRLKMIGDLSRFGSAITDMVEFSEEKTKDCNRLTLTIAANYGGRWDILQAMQKAFAQNPHLDPGSISEEWLTPHLSMAYAPEPDLFIRTGGEQRVSNFLLWQLAYTELYFTDILWPDFDAAELQKAFLWYAQRERRFGRTSAQLVNESNPMPLSDAV, encoded by the coding sequence ATGACCCAAGCCACTACCAGCTCCACGCTCGCCGTTCCTGCCGTTGGTAGTGTTCCTAAGCATGTGGCCATCATCATGGATGGTAATGGTCGATGGGCAACCAAGCGATTTATGCCGCGTGTGGCTGGTCATTCAGAGGGACTCGAGGCCGTTCGCAAAGTTGTTGAGGAGTGCGTTAAGCAAAACGTTGAGTACTTAACGTTGTTTGCCTTTAGTTCGGAGAACTGGCGAAGACCCCCAGAAGAAGTGGGCTTTTTAATGAAGCTCTTTCTTAAATCCCTCCGCAAAGAAGTTACGCGCCTTGCTGAAAATAATATTCGCCTCAAGATGATCGGCGACCTTAGTCGCTTCGGAAGTGCAATCACCGATATGGTTGAGTTCTCCGAAGAAAAAACAAAGGATTGCAATCGTTTAACGCTTACGATCGCAGCCAATTACGGCGGTCGTTGGGATATTTTGCAGGCTATGCAAAAAGCATTTGCTCAAAATCCCCATCTTGATCCAGGGAGTATTTCAGAGGAGTGGTTAACCCCTCATCTTTCCATGGCGTATGCGCCAGAGCCCGATCTATTTATTCGCACAGGCGGAGAACAGCGGGTTAGTAATTTTCTTTTGTGGCAACTGGCCTACACCGAGCTGTATTTCACCGATATTCTTTGGCCAGATTTTGATGCGGCGGAGCTACAAAAAGCCTTTCTTTGGTATGCCCAACGGGAGCGTCGCTTTGGTCGAACCAGTGCGCAATTGGTGAACGAATCCAACCCGATGCCCCTCTCCGATGCCGTCTAA
- the frr gene encoding ribosome recycling factor, whose translation MSAGQIKTNADQKMQKSIEAFKANLAKIRTGRANPGILEHLMVDYYGNPTPISQVANLGLADARTINVTPWEKNMVAVVEKAIRESDLGLNPATQGTVIRVPMPPLTEERRKELTKVVKAEGEETKVAIRNLRRDANEHLKRLTKDKEISEDDERRAHDEIQKLTDKFVADVDKLVVEKEKEIMTV comes from the coding sequence ATGTCGGCTGGACAAATAAAGACCAATGCAGATCAAAAAATGCAAAAGTCCATTGAGGCGTTTAAGGCTAATCTCGCAAAAATTAGAACTGGTCGAGCCAACCCCGGTATTTTGGAGCATCTGATGGTGGATTATTACGGTAATCCAACACCAATATCGCAAGTAGCTAATTTGGGACTCGCCGATGCGCGTACCATTAATGTGACCCCTTGGGAAAAAAATATGGTGGCAGTGGTTGAGAAGGCGATTCGTGAATCAGACCTTGGTCTAAATCCCGCAACCCAAGGCACTGTTATTCGGGTACCAATGCCTCCCTTGACCGAAGAGCGTCGTAAAGAACTCACGAAGGTCGTAAAGGCGGAGGGTGAAGAGACCAAAGTAGCGATTCGTAATCTGCGACGCGATGCCAATGAGCATTTAAAGCGCCTTACCAAAGATAAGGAAATCTCCGAGGATGATGAACGTCGTGCCCATGATGAGATCCAGAAACTGACTGATAAGTTTGTGGCAGACGTGGATAAATTAGTGGTTGAAAAGGAAAAGGAAATCATGACGGTTTAA
- the rpsB gene encoding 30S ribosomal protein S2 — protein sequence MSVTMREMLEAGCHFGHQTRFWSPKMAPYIFGHRNKIHIINLEKTLPMFQDALKFVRQVAANRGTILFVGTKRQSREIIAQEATRAGMPYVDSRWLGGTLTNFKTVKGSIKRLKDMAAAKEAGDWEKLSKKDALTNEREFDKLQKSLGGIQDLNGVPDAIFVVDVGYHKIAITEANKLGIPVIAVVDTNHSPEGVDYIVPGNDDSSKAVILYVRGIADAILEGKANAVQQVLDSVKEGDEEFVEEGKED from the coding sequence ATGTCAGTGACAATGCGTGAAATGCTGGAAGCTGGGTGCCATTTTGGTCACCAAACTCGCTTCTGGTCCCCCAAGATGGCCCCTTATATTTTTGGCCATCGCAACAAAATTCATATTATTAATTTAGAGAAGACCTTGCCCATGTTTCAGGATGCCCTGAAATTTGTGCGTCAGGTGGCTGCTAATCGTGGCACGATTCTCTTTGTTGGTACCAAGCGCCAGTCGCGAGAAATTATTGCCCAAGAGGCGACCCGCGCTGGTATGCCATACGTTGATAGCCGTTGGCTTGGAGGTACGCTTACCAATTTCAAAACGGTTAAAGGCTCCATCAAACGTTTAAAAGACATGGCTGCCGCAAAAGAGGCTGGTGATTGGGAGAAGCTCTCGAAAAAAGATGCCCTCACCAATGAGCGCGAGTTTGATAAGTTACAGAAATCACTTGGCGGAATTCAGGACCTCAATGGTGTACCCGACGCCATTTTTGTTGTAGACGTTGGTTATCACAAAATCGCTATTACTGAAGCAAATAAGTTAGGTATCCCAGTAATTGCTGTGGTGGATACTAACCATTCTCCAGAGGGTGTTGATTACATTGTTCCTGGTAATGATGACTCGAGTAAAGCGGTCATTCTTTACGTTCGTGGAATCGCAGATGCCATCCTAGAAGGTAAGGCAAATGCTGTGCAGCAAGTCTTGGACTCGGTGAAAGAGGGCGATGAAGAGTTTGTTGAAGAAGGGAAGGAAGACTGA
- a CDS encoding cell division protein ZipA C-terminal FtsZ-binding domain-containing protein: protein MPLDQFASQLGLSELQLALGAVGVLFLIWVVIYNVRNARAKSNETEERVEPSSNTLNTEPLETAPVSVDVFNQQLGSQTIDPRIDCVIALRFNQAISGIEILEALKSWADLPIPWMVDGLHATGPQEGVWETLEANHSYLEIQLAVQLANRRGPIGVLELSDFCSRVQALAESLDAQIDMPAVNAMLDSAKELDALAAQSDILLGMNIVFDQQTWSWPHIESSLTQRGYRLNTAANSFEYMVDGKTVFRTGTLDRQAPIGQITFLLEVPVVARHLRPFELMLNEAADVAQALQGRLVDDNGVHLTENSVYIIREQLDSLYAQLDKAGIPAGSSAALRLFS from the coding sequence ATGCCGCTTGACCAGTTCGCGTCTCAATTGGGTTTGTCTGAGCTTCAACTAGCACTTGGAGCGGTTGGGGTTCTATTCTTAATTTGGGTGGTGATTTATAACGTCCGTAATGCCCGAGCAAAATCAAATGAAACGGAAGAGCGTGTTGAGCCAAGTTCTAATACTCTCAACACGGAGCCGCTCGAGACCGCCCCTGTTTCGGTAGACGTATTCAATCAACAACTCGGATCGCAAACCATTGATCCTCGGATCGATTGTGTGATTGCTTTGCGTTTTAACCAGGCTATTTCTGGTATCGAAATCTTAGAGGCTCTGAAATCCTGGGCCGATCTTCCCATTCCATGGATGGTCGATGGTCTTCATGCAACCGGCCCTCAGGAAGGCGTTTGGGAAACCCTTGAGGCGAATCACTCTTACCTTGAGATTCAGCTTGCGGTTCAACTCGCCAATCGACGTGGTCCGATTGGGGTTCTCGAGCTATCGGATTTTTGTTCTCGTGTTCAGGCGCTGGCGGAGTCCTTGGATGCCCAAATTGATATGCCAGCGGTAAATGCGATGCTCGATAGTGCAAAAGAGTTAGATGCCTTAGCGGCTCAGAGTGACATTTTGTTGGGAATGAACATTGTGTTCGATCAGCAAACATGGTCTTGGCCTCACATTGAGTCTTCGTTAACGCAAAGAGGATATCGACTAAACACTGCAGCCAACTCTTTTGAATACATGGTCGATGGTAAGACAGTCTTTCGAACGGGGACTTTGGATCGGCAAGCGCCAATTGGACAGATTACCTTTCTATTGGAGGTACCAGTTGTTGCCCGTCATTTGCGACCCTTTGAGCTGATGCTCAATGAGGCTGCCGATGTTGCTCAGGCCTTGCAGGGGCGCTTGGTTGATGACAACGGGGTTCACTTGACCGAGAACTCGGTTTATATCATTCGTGAGCAACTTGACTCTCTCTATGCACAGCTTGATAAAGCAGGCATTCCAGCAGGGTCAAGCGCGGCTCTTCGTTTATTTTCTTAG
- the tsf gene encoding translation elongation factor Ts translates to MPAITAAMVGELRAKTDAPMMECKKALTEADGDLAKAEEILRVKLGSKASKAASRIAAEGVIVSYIQGTTGALLEVNCETDFVSKNDDFLAFSNGCAKLVAEKNPADVATLATLELNGKPVEAVRTELIGKIGENMNPRRFKRFTGGGQLVSYLHGNRIGVMVEYEGDATAAKDVAMHIAAMKPVSLSTADVPAENIATERKIAEQKALESGKPADIAAKMVEGSVQKYLKEVSLLNQAFVKNDKQTVEQMLKAANTTIKSFTLYVVGEGIEKRQDDFAAEVAAQVAAAKATA, encoded by the coding sequence ATGCCCGCGATTACTGCAGCAATGGTTGGCGAACTCCGCGCCAAAACCGATGCTCCCATGATGGAGTGCAAAAAAGCATTAACGGAGGCCGATGGTGATTTAGCCAAAGCCGAAGAAATTCTGCGCGTGAAACTGGGAAGCAAAGCCAGTAAAGCCGCCTCACGAATTGCCGCAGAGGGTGTCATTGTTTCCTATATTCAGGGAACAACCGGTGCTTTATTAGAAGTGAACTGCGAGACTGATTTCGTATCGAAAAATGATGACTTCTTAGCGTTTAGTAATGGCTGTGCCAAACTGGTTGCCGAGAAGAATCCTGCAGATGTCGCCACATTAGCTACCCTTGAGCTCAATGGTAAGCCTGTCGAGGCCGTGCGCACCGAGTTGATCGGAAAGATCGGTGAGAACATGAACCCCCGCCGCTTTAAGCGTTTTACTGGTGGTGGCCAATTGGTTTCTTATCTCCACGGTAACCGAATTGGTGTAATGGTCGAGTACGAGGGCGATGCAACGGCGGCCAAAGATGTCGCTATGCATATTGCGGCAATGAAGCCCGTTTCTCTATCAACTGCGGATGTTCCAGCAGAAAATATTGCTACCGAGCGCAAGATTGCTGAGCAAAAGGCATTGGAGTCGGGCAAGCCGGCCGATATCGCTGCCAAAATGGTTGAGGGTTCAGTGCAAAAGTATTTAAAGGAAGTCTCTTTGTTAAACCAAGCCTTTGTAAAGAACGATAAGCAAACCGTTGAGCAAATGCTAAAAGCAGCTAATACGACGATTAAATCCTTCACTCTGTATGTGGTAGGTGAGGGAATTGAAAAGCGTCAAGACGATTTTGCTGCGGAAGTCGCTGCCCAAGTTGCTGCTGCAAAGGCAACTGCGTAA
- a CDS encoding [protein-PII] uridylyltransferase — protein sequence MSSESHPLKNARSLACSDFLAHQNVGKLMQRLTQATDQQLLDLWNRCNLSTDAALLAVGGYGRSELFPYSDIDILILLDDARSTDPELQSNLESFIALCWDSGLEIGSAVRTLSECLSEAQHDITVRTSVLEARLLGGHRGLFKLFKRSFDEAMDPKTFFQAKLLEQQQRHYKYQETPYALEPNCKESPGGLRDLQIILWVSKAASLGNSYTDLFKRGLITERELKELSRNQKLLQNIRANLHLLAKRRQDVLVFDLQAGLAKQTGIHQESGRLASEELMRRYYWAAKAVSQLNTILLQNIEAILFPNESRTTYPISGSDNTMFIERQGLLDIVDPQLYQKHPEQILRTFLVFAQNPAINGLSASVFRALYNARQLMNASWRKDPRNRAVFMELLKLPDGVTTAFRLMNQTSVLGRYLPSFRRIVGQMQHDLFHVYTVDQHILMVLRNVRRFLILEHTHEFPFCSNLIASFDKNWIIALAALFHDIAKGRGGDHSELGKRDARTFAKEHGLASDETELLVWLVAEHLTMSQIAQKQDITDPAVITAFAKRMRDERHLTALYLLTVADIRGTSPKVWNAWKGKLLEDLYRATLRVLGGAKPDPSSELIQHKEEALTQLRLAGIDNEAPQALWQQLDVAFFLRQEASDIAWLTRHLFSHVHTNEPIVRARLSQAGEGLQVAVYVKDQLDLFARICAYFERHHFSIWDARIHTTKHGYALDTFQISGSHLVEEGGSYRDLIQLVEYELAESIKKSAPLPEPSMGRLSRQSKSFPIQARVSLQPDERNQYFALTLSAADRSGLLYAVAKALAKYQISLHTARINTLGERVEDIMLLDGSNLSKNPKLQIQLETELLEVLAA from the coding sequence ATGAGTTCGGAATCCCATCCACTCAAAAATGCTCGCTCATTAGCGTGTTCTGATTTTTTAGCTCATCAGAACGTCGGCAAATTGATGCAACGCTTAACGCAAGCAACTGACCAACAACTTCTGGATTTATGGAATCGCTGTAATCTCAGTACGGATGCCGCTTTGCTAGCCGTTGGTGGCTATGGTCGCTCTGAACTCTTTCCATACTCAGACATTGATATCTTGATCTTGCTTGATGACGCTCGAAGCACTGATCCTGAGTTGCAGTCCAATCTTGAATCCTTTATTGCGCTCTGTTGGGACTCTGGTCTAGAAATTGGCTCGGCCGTTCGCACTCTCTCGGAATGCCTATCCGAGGCGCAACACGACATTACAGTTCGCACCTCGGTGTTAGAAGCTCGCTTATTGGGTGGTCATCGCGGCCTATTCAAATTATTTAAACGCAGCTTCGATGAAGCAATGGATCCCAAAACCTTCTTCCAGGCAAAGTTATTGGAACAACAGCAGCGGCACTACAAGTATCAAGAAACTCCCTACGCACTCGAGCCAAACTGTAAAGAGAGTCCAGGGGGCTTACGCGATCTTCAAATCATCTTGTGGGTCAGTAAAGCAGCTTCGCTAGGCAATAGCTATACCGATTTATTTAAACGGGGTTTAATTACAGAACGCGAGCTCAAAGAACTGAGTCGCAATCAGAAGTTACTGCAAAACATTCGAGCGAATTTGCATTTACTTGCTAAGCGCCGCCAGGATGTTTTGGTATTTGATCTTCAAGCAGGTCTTGCCAAACAAACCGGTATTCATCAAGAATCTGGTCGACTTGCCAGCGAGGAGTTAATGCGCCGTTATTACTGGGCTGCGAAGGCCGTGAGCCAACTCAATACGATTCTTCTCCAAAACATTGAAGCAATCCTGTTCCCAAATGAATCGCGTACGACCTACCCCATCTCCGGATCCGATAACACCATGTTTATCGAACGCCAAGGTTTATTAGATATTGTCGATCCTCAGCTCTATCAAAAGCATCCCGAGCAAATATTACGAACATTTTTAGTATTTGCCCAAAATCCAGCAATCAATGGCCTTTCAGCCAGCGTCTTTCGAGCACTCTATAACGCAAGGCAACTTATGAATGCGTCGTGGCGTAAGGATCCCCGCAATCGAGCGGTGTTTATGGAGCTACTCAAACTGCCCGATGGCGTAACTACCGCCTTTCGTCTAATGAATCAAACCAGTGTTCTGGGGCGCTACTTACCGTCATTTCGGCGTATTGTTGGTCAAATGCAGCATGATTTATTTCATGTGTACACCGTGGATCAACACATCTTAATGGTCTTACGTAATGTGCGGCGTTTCTTGATCCTCGAGCATACGCATGAGTTTCCATTCTGTAGCAACCTCATTGCAAGCTTTGATAAAAACTGGATCATTGCCTTAGCCGCCCTCTTCCATGACATTGCGAAGGGTCGTGGTGGCGATCACTCCGAACTCGGAAAACGCGATGCGCGAACTTTTGCTAAAGAGCATGGCCTAGCCTCTGATGAAACCGAGTTGTTGGTTTGGCTAGTTGCCGAACATCTAACGATGAGTCAGATTGCTCAAAAGCAAGATATTACGGATCCTGCAGTAATTACCGCCTTTGCAAAAAGAATGCGTGACGAACGGCACTTGACCGCACTCTATTTATTGACCGTTGCGGATATCCGGGGTACTAGCCCTAAAGTCTGGAACGCTTGGAAAGGCAAGTTATTGGAGGACCTCTATCGAGCAACTCTACGAGTTCTAGGGGGCGCCAAACCTGATCCATCGTCTGAACTGATTCAACACAAAGAAGAAGCCCTAACCCAACTGCGTTTAGCGGGAATTGATAATGAAGCGCCACAGGCCCTATGGCAACAATTGGATGTGGCCTTTTTCTTACGCCAAGAAGCGAGCGATATTGCGTGGCTTACCCGACACCTCTTTTCACACGTGCATACCAATGAACCCATTGTCCGCGCCCGACTCTCCCAGGCAGGTGAAGGGTTACAAGTTGCGGTTTATGTCAAAGACCAACTGGATTTATTCGCACGAATTTGCGCCTATTTTGAGCGCCATCATTTTTCTATTTGGGATGCACGAATTCATACCACGAAGCATGGCTATGCCTTAGATACTTTCCAAATATCTGGCAGCCACCTAGTTGAAGAAGGTGGTAGTTATCGTGATTTGATTCAGTTAGTCGAATACGAACTCGCAGAGTCCATCAAAAAATCGGCGCCTCTACCTGAACCCAGTATGGGACGCTTATCCCGACAGTCGAAGAGCTTTCCAATCCAAGCTCGCGTTAGCCTCCAACCGGATGAGCGCAATCAGTACTTTGCCCTTACCTTATCAGCGGCAGATCGTTCAGGGCTTTTATACGCGGTAGCAAAGGCCCTTGCCAAATACCAAATATCGCTTCATACCGCCCGAATTAATACGCTAGGCGAACGCGTCGAGGACATCATGTTGCTTGATGGTAGTAACCTCAGCAAGAACCCAAAACTACAAATTCAGCTCGAGACTGAGTTATTGGAAGTGTTAGCGGCCTGA
- a CDS encoding NUDIX hydrolase, whose product MNSAHLLTKYFATNPIELLCQINQLILINSKLIWNNKFQISGHITASGLVIKNDKVLLIRHPFIGKYFQPGGHIDENETPLEAAIREVYEETGWKCSPYRAHQQILDVDFHLIPENKKKLEAAHWHIDLCYQLNPIEQAPVSESLSATWVDISRVESPRVRRAFIKAMRLDQAANTSNNSVSS is encoded by the coding sequence ATGAATTCAGCCCACTTACTTACAAAGTATTTTGCCACTAACCCCATTGAGTTACTTTGTCAAATCAATCAATTAATTTTGATCAACTCAAAGTTGATATGGAACAATAAGTTCCAAATTAGCGGCCACATTACCGCCAGCGGACTTGTTATCAAGAACGATAAGGTTCTTCTAATTCGACATCCATTTATTGGTAAGTATTTTCAGCCCGGAGGTCATATTGATGAGAATGAGACACCTCTAGAAGCTGCCATTCGTGAGGTATACGAGGAAACTGGTTGGAAATGTAGCCCGTATCGTGCGCATCAACAGATTTTGGATGTAGATTTTCATTTAATTCCTGAAAATAAGAAAAAGCTTGAGGCTGCCCATTGGCACATTGATCTGTGCTATCAGCTTAATCCGATAGAGCAAGCTCCTGTAAGCGAGAGCCTATCTGCCACATGGGTAGATATCAGTCGTGTTGAATCCCCAAGAGTTCGAAGGGCATTTATAAAAGCAATGCGTCTTGATCAGGCCGCTAACACTTCCAATAACTCAGTCTCGAGCTGA